The proteins below come from a single Uloborus diversus isolate 005 chromosome 10, Udiv.v.3.1, whole genome shotgun sequence genomic window:
- the LOC129231780 gene encoding uncharacterized protein LOC129231780: MAGIICCLSAFLFFAVKFSSGIVDLPYFYDPSSCYIINEEDFDDLNNKRNQFDDKPSDVICLPLTPSNAFEKNTWKGCLRKSDDVPAFSAVRPMTSKPHLGLRKRSLDDMNRFLEDNDQMNSLGILQPMVRLNRNRDSIKTVHLQSSFTPRLGRKRSEEKIPNLEDTLKVQPGAISSRSRHVINLNAGTAFTPRLGRSQELRATLKFMKGNPLRNI; this comes from the coding sequence GAATAGTCGACCTCCCTTACTTCTACGATCCATCTTCATGCTACATTATTAATGAAGAAGATTTTGATGACTTGAACAACAAACGAAATCAATTTGATGACAAACCGTCCGATGTTATCTGCTTACCACTTACCCCCTCCAATGCATTTGAAAAGAACACTTGGAAAGGATGCTTGAGGAAAAGTGACGATGTACCCGCATTCTCTGCAGTACGTCCGATGACATCTAAGCCTCACCTTGGCCTTCGTAAAAGATCTCTTGATGACATGAACAGATTTTTGGAAGATAATGACCAAATGAATTCGCTAGGAATTTTGCAGCCTATGGTACGTCTAAATCGCAACCGAGACAGCATCAAAACTGTACATTTACAATCCTCTTTTACACCACGATTGGGTCGAAAGCGATCGGaagaaaaaataccaaatttagAAGACACACTAAAGGTTCAACCGGGTGCCATCAGTAGCAGATCTCGACACGTCATCAACTTAAATGCGGGAACTGCTTTTACACCAAGACTAGGTAGGTCTCAAGAACTCCGTGCGACTTTGAAGTTCATGAAAGGCAATCCGTTACGCAATATCTGA